TGCACCGGTTCGGCGATGAAGGCGGCCACGGTGTCGGGTCCCTGGAACAGGATCTCGCGCTCGACGAGCGACGCGCACAGCCGGCCGAGTTCCTCGGGGTCATGCGTGAACGGGTTGCGATAGATCCACGGCGTCTCGACGTGGAAGCAGCCGGCGAGCGTCGGCTCGTAGTTGCGCCGGTAGACGGTGTTGCCGGTGACGGAGCTGCCGCCGAAGTGCGAGCCGTGATAGGCCTGGCGCAGCGCGATGAACTTGGTGCGCTCGGGTTGCCCGGACACCTTCCAGTACTGCCGCGCGATCATCAGCGCGGCCTCGACGGCGTCCGAGCCGCCGGAGCCGAAGATCACGCGGCTCATGTCTTCCGGCTGGAGCATGTCGATCAGCCGCGCCGACAGTTCTTCCGCGCGCGGATGGCTGAACCCGGCGAACACCGGGTGATATTCGAGTTCGTCGAGCTGCCGGACGATCGCTTCCTTGATTTCCCGCCGGCCGTGGCCGACGTATACGTTGAACAGCGACGCGACCGCGTCGAGATACGGCCGGCCGGTGTCGTCGTACAGGTAGCAGCCTTCGCCGCGCGTGATGCGGATCGGCGAGCGCGACGCTGCCAGCGGATGTTGCCGGGGATGCCAGAAGCGCGATTCCGAATAGGACATGACAGGACTCCGTAGTGATTCGGTTGGATGGGGCAACACGGTGACGCAGACGATTTTCAGCCGGCGAGCGCCGCCGGCTGGAAGTCGAGCCGGCTTTCGAGCGCGCCGAGCGTCGCGAACGGCTCGTCGAGCGCGACGCGCATGAACGTCAGAAACTGGCCGACGTGGGCGTTCAGCGCTTCGCGGCTGTAGTACTGCGGGCTCGCGTCGAAGTCGAAGCGCAGCGGTTCGCCGTTGCGGCGGTCGGTCAGGTTCACCATCAGGTCGTCGGTGGTGCCGACCGACAGGTTGTGCGACGTCGTCACGCAGTCGCCGAACCGCAGGTCGTAGTCGAACGCCATGATGTTGATCTCGGGGCCGAACACGCCCTGGCCGTTGTCGAGCGACGTCAGTTCGCGATGCAGGTCGCCCATCCGGTAGCGCTGGTGCTGGCGCAGCGCGGTCATCTCGCGGTTCGCCTGGCGGCACAGGTCGTCGAGCGTGTGGCCCGGCTCGACGTGCAGGCGCAGCGGCAGCATGTTCGCGCACTGCGTCGGCGTGCGGCGCTCGCGCGCCGACGTGCGCGCCATCGCGGCGACCGACAGCACGATGTCGTGCGCGCCGGTGTTCAGGTACAGGTAGGCGGCGGTCAGCGCGGTGACGAGCCGCGGCACCGTCGACGTGAACAGCCCCTTGGCGACCGCCTCGATGCGTGCGCTCTCGTTCGCGCTCGCGATGCGCGTCTCGCGCAGGTCGGGCCCGTCGTCGCGCTCGGGAAAGCGCGCGGGGCCGGCGAGCGTGACCGTGCGCGGCTGGTCCGCGAAGCGTTCGAGCCAGTAGCGGCGATCGTGCGCGAACTGTTCGGACGCACGGTACGCGTCTTCGTCGAGTTGCAGCTCGGCGAGCGACGCGAAGCGCGCGGGCGGCGCCTTGGCGCCCGCCGCGAACGCGCTGTACAGCTCGGCGGCGCGGGTGGCGATCAGGCTGCCCGAATAGCCGTCGACCAGAATGTGCGCGTAACCGTGATACCAGTAGTAGTGATCCGGTGCGATGCGGTACAGCGTGTGACGGAAGAACGGCCCGCGCGCCAGTTCGATCGCACCCGTGCAGTGCGCGCGCATGCCGGCGAGCGCGACGGCGTGCGCGTCTTTCGTGCCGGCGAGGTCCACGCGTTCGAGCGTCCAGTCGTCGGCG
This is a stretch of genomic DNA from Burkholderia cenocepacia. It encodes these proteins:
- a CDS encoding condensation domain-containing protein — encoded protein: MIDSTLQLPLSAPQRDFWEAALAYPVPSTHIYAAEYFEIRGALDTDAFERALRQVIREAQTLHTTRIVLDGDTPVRVLDAALADDWTLERVDLAGTKDAHAVALAGMRAHCTGAIELARGPFFRHTLYRIAPDHYYWYHGYAHILVDGYSGSLIATRAAELYSAFAAGAKAPPARFASLAELQLDEDAYRASEQFAHDRRYWLERFADQPRTVTLAGPARFPERDDGPDLRETRIASANESARIEAVAKGLFTSTVPRLVTALTAAYLYLNTGAHDIVLSVAAMARTSARERRTPTQCANMLPLRLHVEPGHTLDDLCRQANREMTALRQHQRYRMGDLHRELTSLDNGQGVFGPEINIMAFDYDLRFGDCVTTSHNLSVGTTDDLMVNLTDRRNGEPLRFDFDASPQYYSREALNAHVGQFLTFMRVALDEPFATLGALESRLDFQPAALAG